CAGCATAGACCTTGGCCGCGGCGTCGGCCGCACCGACCACCGCGAAGGACGCCGCCTGAATCCGGCCGACGGTGATCACGAGATACACCACGGGCACCAGCAGGAGCAGGCCCAGGAAAATGAACTCGACGACGGCGCTGCCGGCTTCGTCCGGTGCCTGTCTCGCCTCTCCCTCACCGCCGGGCCGCATGCCCCTTGACCTCAATTCCGTCACCGGGACCGATGAAACCGATAACCGGCAGCGGTGCCCGCACCGTGATCTCCAGCAGGCGGGCGCCGTCCACGGTCTGCTCTGAGTAGCTGACGTCCCCGGCATACTCCTCGCCGAGTGAACTGCCGATCACGGCGGCCGTACGCGCTGCGCCGTCCGCCGGGGTGCGGTCAGCGAGCGTGCCGTAGCGCGCGCCCGTGGCTGCGGCGTCAATCAGGGTGTTGCGAACGTGCAGTACCAGCGCCAACTGCACCACAGCCATAAACACCAGGCTCACCAGCGCGCCCACCATAACGAAGTCGACGACGGCGGATCCCCGTTCCCCCTCTGGACCGCAGCCGGTTGCATCGGACCGGCGCGACCGGCCGCCGCCCCGGTGACCCTGCCAGCGGTTTATGGCTGTACCTGTTCTATTGCGGATTCGAACAGCCGCTCAAGGGCCGGCTGCACCAGGAGCAGCAGTCCAGCCACGAGGATGGCGGACATAAGTGTGATCATCACCCACCCGGGTACATCTCCGCGCTCCGGGTCCTTCGGGTGCACCGCTGCCTGGCACTGCCGCATCAGCAGGTACCACCATCCCGCTGCCAGCGCGACGGCCCTTTTCCATCCCTCACCCGGCGCATGTGCGCTGTTCCGTTGCCTGCCCGCATTACTGCTGGTCATCTTGTCTCCATCCCTCGACATGCTTTGCCTTGCCTTGTTCTTGCGCAGTGTTTTTTGCGCGGTGATCTTCCCCAGTGTTCTTCCGCGGTGATGCCGTTTCATCTGCCGCCTCACAGCCCCAACCT
This genomic stretch from Arthrobacter sp. zg-Y1110 harbors:
- a CDS encoding TadE family protein, with protein sequence MVGALVSLVFMAVVQLALVLHVRNTLIDAAATGARYGTLADRTPADGAARTAAVIGSSLGEEYAGDVSYSEQTVDGARLLEITVRAPLPVIGFIGPGDGIEVKGHAARR